From Arcticibacter tournemirensis, one genomic window encodes:
- a CDS encoding DUF4349 domain-containing protein produces MKTPASIFCSVIFFFFAACSSNKHESAEMYPSADSSMSVSGMRGDSIKLVKTAGMTIKVKNIYESSRTISEKARVLGGIVTHHNIETFQDKEKNLQISADSVLVISAYSTHADITVKVPTDNLEKFMNEIASVATFTLNSRLDIEDKSIDYLASSMKQKIRQELLIDGRKKAVKTADATALIEKEDGKIDQEINKRRIDADVRYSAVSLNLIQPPLIQKEVIANSDLSVHNLPISQRVSNAFYSGWHLFISFFVALVHLWVFILLGLVFWMGFRFYKAKHTGMIHNSKQ; encoded by the coding sequence ATGAAAACTCCCGCTTCCATTTTCTGCTCCGTTATCTTTTTCTTCTTCGCCGCCTGCAGTTCTAATAAGCACGAAAGTGCTGAAATGTATCCAAGTGCAGACTCTTCAATGTCGGTCTCTGGAATGAGAGGCGATTCCATCAAGCTTGTAAAAACAGCCGGAATGACCATCAAGGTAAAGAACATATATGAGAGCAGCCGGACGATTTCAGAAAAGGCGCGAGTTCTTGGCGGTATTGTTACGCATCATAACATTGAAACCTTTCAGGATAAAGAAAAGAATCTCCAGATATCAGCAGACTCCGTCTTAGTCATCTCCGCCTATTCGACGCATGCCGATATAACTGTAAAAGTACCTACAGATAACCTCGAAAAATTCATGAATGAGATCGCCTCCGTCGCTACGTTCACTCTGAATAGCAGGTTGGATATTGAGGATAAAAGTATAGATTATCTTGCATCGTCAATGAAACAGAAAATAAGACAGGAACTCTTAATAGACGGGAGAAAAAAAGCTGTTAAAACCGCTGACGCTACAGCCTTAATAGAGAAAGAAGACGGAAAGATTGATCAGGAAATAAATAAGAGGCGGATAGATGCCGATGTGCGATACAGCGCTGTTTCTCTCAACCTTATACAGCCGCCTTTGATCCAAAAAGAGGTTATCGCTAACTCCGACCTTTCTGTTCACAACCTTCCTATTTCGCAAAGGGTGAGCAACGCTTTTTATTCAGGCTGGCATCTTTTTATCAGTTTCTTTGTTGCGCTCGTCCATTTATGGGTGTTCATTCTTCTGGGACTGGTCTTTTGGATGGGCTTTAGATTCTACAAGGCAAAACATACAGGGATGATCCACAACTCAAAACAATAA